From Pyxicephalus adspersus chromosome 7, UCB_Pads_2.0, whole genome shotgun sequence, a single genomic window includes:
- the POLD4 gene encoding DNA polymerase delta subunit 4 yields MIMARKRKLTDCLPIVKQAKQGDPLRKVVEQPQPGGSKAKSKTLKSEKQDAEDTAPLEKLVKFDLDWQFGPCTGITRMERWQRAQDLGLRPPQDIKQILLTHSADPQYQHNLWSTYAI; encoded by the exons ATGATCATGGCCAGAAAGAGAAAACTGACAGACTGCTTGCCAATAGTCAAACAAGCAAAGCAAGGAGACCCCCTGAGAAAGGTGGTAGAGCAGCCACAGCCTGGGGGCAGCAAAGCCAAGAGTAAGACCTTGAAGAGTGAGAAGCAGGATGCAGAAG acACTGCACCCCTGGAGAAGCTTGTAAAGTTTGACCTGGATTGGCAGTTTGGACCTTGTACAG GTATCACACGAATGGAGCGCTGGCAGAGAGCTCAGGATCTGGGTCTAAGGCCACCACAAGACATAAAACAGATCCTCCTGACACACAGTGCGGATCCTCAGTACCAGCACAA CCTCTGGAGTACATATGCCATCTAA
- the TMEM130 gene encoding transmembrane protein 130 gives MAPGMDLMAWPLLYLIAAACTCVSANESYFLEMTSDGPITSGALATVNASLGISNDGMILIVDPRLYHFHWIYSPLLLSQRTENDTSSAITLRCNTPGTYQVSVWVTERSCPSCEPIARNTTELQVTKDIVGYFTAIQPQANGTSLENGTFLATNRTVKLQFFIQDPSYFFKSAEFSYTWNFGDRTTMRTTEPIIYHSYSIPGNYSATLQVTARLHNSHHEWPLLKKNGHFKDFLILQDIIRNITIAGPSEANTGQNFSISLQFFGSPPLAVCWLMKSDCVSLDGDECHPVVINETTYNITHVFKTAGRYCLSIKAQNKISMLVTHDSITVNSTGVHPLWFVLPCCAFIVIAVGFIFYTLFKIANHNSHPKSMVEVADFDFSPVTDKYERLPEYKESPAGTCCTYCRNDRAEEESEEEAETRPLLHTLSSSTRSYTM, from the exons ATGGCCCCCGGCATGGATCTGATGGCCTGGCCTCTTCTATATCTCATTGCTGCTGCTTGTACCTGCGTATCTGCAA aTGAATCCTACTTCCTCGAGATGACATCAGATGGTCCTATAACCTCGGGTGCCCTGGCAACTGTCAATGCAAGTCTGGGGATATCAAACGATGGCATGATTCTTATTGTGGATCCCAGACTATATCATTTCCACTGGATCTACTCTCCATTACTGCTCAGTCAACGCACAGAGAATGACACCAGTTCTGCAATAACACTGCGCTGTAATACCCCAGGAACTTACCAAGTTTCAGTTTGGGTAACTGAAAGGAGTTGTCCATCTTGTGAGCCAATTGCTAGGAATACTACAGAACTACAAGTGACAA AAGACATTGTTGGATATTTCACAGCCATACAACCACAAGCCAATGGCACATCTTTAGAAAATGGCACCTTCCTGGCCACTAATAGAACAGTGAAACTACAGTTCTTTATTCAGGATCCAAGTTACTTCTTCAAATCAGCTGAATTCAGCTACACGTGGAACTTTGGAGATAG AACTACAATGAGGACAACAGAACCAATTATCTATCACAGCTACTCTATACCTGGGAACTACAGCGCAACACTCCAAGTCACTGCTCGTCTCCACAACTCCCACCATGAATGGccccttctgaaaaaaaatggacatttcaAGGACTTTCTAATATTACAAG atATTATACGGAATATCACAATTGCTGGACCTTCAGAAGCCAACACTGGTCAGAATTTCAGCATTTCTCTGCAATTCTTTGGCAG tcctCCATTGGCGGTCTGCTGGCTCATGAAGTCGGATTGTGTGTCTTTGGATGGAGATGAGTGCCACCCGGTGGTGATAAATGAAACCACCTACAATATAACCCATGTATTCAAAACAGCAGGGCGCTACTGCTTGAGTATAAAAGCCCAGAATAAAATCAGTATGCTGGTTACTCATGACAGCATTACTGTTAATTCTACAG GTGTGCACCCACTTTGGTTTGTCCTTCCCTGCTGTGCATTCATTGTCATTGCTGTTGGTTTCATCTTCTACACCCTATTCAAGATTGCCAACCACAACTCACATCCAAAGTCCATGGTGGAG gTGGCAGATTTTGATTTCTCTCCTGTCACAGACAAGTATGAAAGGCTCCCAGAATATAAGGAAAGCCCTGCAGGAACATGTTGCACTTACTGCAGAAATGACAGAGCTGAAGAAGAATCCGAGGAGGAAGCAGAGACTCGGCCTCTCTTACATACATTGTCTTCATCGACTAGAAGTTACACAATGTGA